GAAAAAGAAGAATTAATGCCACAAGAGAAAATTACTCGTCCTTTCCTCTTTGCTTTACTTACTCTCTGCTTTGCTCTACTTTGCGTTTCCTTTGCTCCCATTTTTATCCGCTTAAGTCAAACCGAATTAGGAGCCAACGCGACAGTTTTTAACCGTCTTTTTATCTTTTTTATTTCTTTCGGAAGTTGGCAATTTTTGAGTCGCAAATTATCACCTCCGAAACAAGAAGAAGAGGGCAAAATTACAGGGAAGCAGTGGTGGTTATTAGGCTCAGTGGGAATCGTAGCCACCATTTCCCTCGTGTTATGGGCAATTTCCTTGCAATATACCACCGTTGCCAAAAGTATGCTTCTTAATAACTTAACGCCTATTTTTACTACATTAGGGAGTTGGATTTTCCTCAGTAAAAAATTTGACTCAAGATTTCTCATTGGAATGGCAATTGCTGTCAGTGGAGCTATTACTCTCGGGCTAGAAGACTTAGCTGGTGTAGGAGAAGGCTCATTTATTGGAGATATTTATGCCATTTTATCTGCAGTCTTTTTAGGAACTTACTTTCTTATTGTTGAACAACTGCGATCGCGCTTTTCTGGAACAACTATTCTCCTCTGGCGTTGTGCCACAGGAAGTGTTATCTTACTTCTCATCATGCTAATTACTGGAGAACAATTATTTCCCACCACCCAAGTGGCAATATTAGCCGTCATTGGGTTAGGACTAATTAGCGAAGGCTTAGGTCAACGCTTACTCGCCAATAGCATGAACGTTTTTTCCTCTAGTTTTGTCTCAATCTTTTTACTTTTAGAACCCGTCATCAGTGCTGTTTTAGCTTGGTTTATCTTCTTGGAATCCCTCAGTATTACTACTTGGCTAGGCTTTGCTGTGGTGCTAACAGGAATTTATCTTGCCCAAACCAGTCAATCTTCCACCTCGGAAGTTGCCAAGCAAGATCATCACTCCCAACAACCTGATTATCAATAATGGAATTTCTCTCAATTTTACTCGCTAGTTTAATCGGTGGGGTTTCCCCCCTTGGGTTCATTGTCGATCAACGGATTGAAGCAGCGTTTCGCGAGCAAGTTAATGACGTAGAAACCTTGAAAGTCCGTGTTGATAATACCCCCAGTCATCGACT
This window of the Euhalothece natronophila Z-M001 genome carries:
- a CDS encoding DMT family transporter, with protein sequence MPEKEELMPQEKITRPFLFALLTLCFALLCVSFAPIFIRLSQTELGANATVFNRLFIFFISFGSWQFLSRKLSPPKQEEEGKITGKQWWLLGSVGIVATISLVLWAISLQYTTVAKSMLLNNLTPIFTTLGSWIFLSKKFDSRFLIGMAIAVSGAITLGLEDLAGVGEGSFIGDIYAILSAVFLGTYFLIVEQLRSRFSGTTILLWRCATGSVILLLIMLITGEQLFPTTQVAILAVIGLGLISEGLGQRLLANSMNVFSSSFVSIFLLLEPVISAVLAWFIFLESLSITTWLGFAVVLTGIYLAQTSQSSTSEVAKQDHHSQQPDYQ